A DNA window from Kitasatospora atroaurantiaca contains the following coding sequences:
- a CDS encoding pectate lyase family protein, whose product MRIPRAVRLAGPLLTTTALCATFAAGPARAADLGHTALAAKDGWGSATTGTSGGAKADATHTVTVKTRAQLVAALGGKNSSNGGNATAKIIYVSGTIDLNTDDAGNHLSCSAYTTGGYTLAKYLAAYDPSVWGTSKVPSGTQETARAASQKLQADKVQINVGANTTIVGVNGGRLLGGGLQVKNVDNVIIRNLTFEDAADCFPQWDPTDGSSGNWNSMYDSVTLYNATHIWVDHNTFTDGSNPDSNQPLYFKRPYQVHDGELDIVKGADYVTASWNAFKDHDKTNLVGNSDSSTVDSGHLRVTFHHNLWQNTVERSPRVRFGQVDVYNNYFVPKSGDYSYSIGVGKSSQIIAQNNYFKLPSGTAASKVLYNWGGTALTASGNSVNGTTTDLISAWNTANSSKKLGTSAGWTPTLRTAVDAASAVPGLVTASAGSGHL is encoded by the coding sequence ATGCGCATCCCCCGCGCCGTCCGCCTCGCCGGACCGCTGCTCACCACCACGGCGCTCTGCGCCACCTTCGCCGCCGGCCCGGCCCGGGCCGCCGACCTCGGCCATACCGCTCTCGCCGCCAAGGACGGCTGGGGCTCCGCCACCACCGGCACCTCCGGCGGCGCCAAGGCCGACGCCACCCACACGGTGACCGTGAAGACCCGGGCCCAGCTGGTCGCCGCGCTTGGCGGCAAGAACTCTTCGAACGGCGGCAACGCCACCGCGAAGATCATCTACGTCTCCGGGACGATCGACCTCAACACCGACGACGCGGGCAACCACCTCAGCTGCTCCGCCTACACCACCGGCGGCTACACGCTGGCCAAGTACCTCGCCGCGTACGACCCCTCGGTCTGGGGCACCTCCAAGGTGCCGTCCGGCACCCAGGAGACCGCCCGCGCCGCCTCGCAGAAGCTCCAGGCCGACAAGGTGCAGATCAACGTCGGCGCCAACACCACCATCGTCGGCGTCAACGGCGGAAGGCTGCTCGGCGGCGGCCTGCAGGTGAAGAACGTCGACAACGTGATCATCCGCAACCTGACCTTCGAGGACGCCGCCGACTGCTTCCCCCAGTGGGACCCGACCGACGGCTCCAGCGGCAACTGGAACTCGATGTACGACAGCGTCACGCTCTACAACGCCACGCACATCTGGGTCGACCACAACACCTTCACCGACGGCTCGAACCCCGACTCCAACCAGCCGCTGTACTTCAAGCGGCCGTACCAGGTGCACGACGGCGAGCTGGACATCGTCAAGGGCGCCGACTACGTCACCGCGTCCTGGAACGCCTTCAAGGACCACGACAAGACCAACCTCGTCGGCAACAGCGACAGTTCGACCGTCGACTCGGGCCACCTGCGGGTCACCTTCCACCACAACCTGTGGCAGAACACCGTCGAGCGCTCACCCCGGGTGCGGTTCGGCCAGGTGGACGTCTACAACAACTACTTCGTCCCCAAGTCCGGCGACTACAGCTACAGCATCGGCGTCGGCAAGTCCTCGCAGATCATCGCGCAGAACAACTACTTCAAGCTGCCGTCCGGCACCGCCGCGTCGAAGGTGCTCTACAACTGGGGAGGCACCGCGCTGACCGCGAGCGGCAACTCGGTCAACGGGACCACCACCGACCTGATCTCCGCCTGGAACACCGCCAACTCCAGCAAGAAGCTCGGCACCAGCGCCGGTTGGACGCCCACCCTGCGGACGGCCGTTGACGCCGCCTCCGCCGTCCCCGGCCTGGTGACCGCCTCGGCCGGCTCCGGCCACCTCTGA
- a CDS encoding pectinesterase family protein produces MPTRRTVLLASAAALLSAGLATPAAAAPAKWGAYGSPVARLNSRTLYVDPAGGGDHTTVQAAVSATPTGTTPGTGWTIVLAAGTYREVVVVPLSRPYLTLLGGTGKAADVVVVYDNAAGTAKPGGGTYGTTGSATVTLQADGFTARDITFANDWLRADHPGVTGTQAVAVKVMGDRSAFYRCRFLGHQDTLYADSLGLSVFARQYYQKCYIEGDVDFVFGRATAVFDHCELRTLNRADIAFTPQGFVFAPSTARANPRGYLITQCTFTSTAPVGAYCLARPWVPGSDTTAWPMLTIRQSVIEAGINAAAPYANMSSSYPWQSQRFAEYANSGPGAVITVPANRPRLTKSQAALHTRETYLLGSDNWRPWS; encoded by the coding sequence ATGCCCACACGTCGCACCGTCCTGCTCGCCTCCGCCGCCGCCCTGCTCAGCGCCGGCCTCGCCACCCCGGCGGCCGCCGCACCCGCCAAGTGGGGCGCGTACGGCTCGCCCGTCGCCCGCCTCAACTCCCGCACCCTGTACGTCGACCCGGCCGGCGGCGGCGACCACACCACCGTGCAGGCCGCCGTCTCCGCCACCCCGACCGGCACCACGCCCGGCACCGGCTGGACGATCGTGCTGGCCGCCGGCACCTACCGCGAGGTCGTCGTCGTCCCGCTCTCCCGCCCGTACCTGACCCTGCTCGGCGGCACCGGCAAGGCCGCCGACGTCGTGGTGGTGTACGACAACGCGGCCGGCACCGCCAAGCCCGGCGGCGGTACCTACGGCACCACCGGCAGCGCCACGGTGACCCTGCAGGCCGACGGCTTCACCGCACGCGACATCACCTTCGCCAACGACTGGCTGCGCGCCGACCACCCGGGCGTGACGGGCACCCAGGCGGTAGCGGTGAAGGTGATGGGCGACCGGTCGGCCTTCTACCGCTGCCGGTTCCTGGGGCACCAGGACACCCTCTACGCCGACTCGCTCGGCCTCTCCGTCTTCGCCCGGCAGTACTACCAGAAGTGCTACATCGAGGGCGACGTCGACTTCGTCTTCGGACGGGCCACCGCCGTCTTCGACCACTGCGAGCTGCGGACGCTGAACCGGGCCGACATCGCCTTCACCCCGCAGGGCTTCGTCTTCGCCCCCAGCACCGCGCGGGCCAACCCGCGCGGCTACCTGATCACCCAGTGCACCTTCACCAGTACCGCCCCCGTCGGCGCATACTGCCTGGCCCGCCCATGGGTCCCCGGCAGCGACACCACCGCTTGGCCGATGCTGACCATCCGTCAGAGCGTCATCGAGGCCGGGATCAACGCCGCCGCGCCGTACGCCAACATGTCGTCGAGCTACCCGTGGCAGAGTCAGCGCTTCGCCGAGTACGCCAACTCGGGGCCCGGTGCGGTGATCACCGTGCCGGCCAACCGCCCTCGGCTGACGAAGAGCCAGGCCGCCCTCCACACCCGCGAGACGTACCTGCTCGGCAGCGACAACTGGCGACCCTGGAGCTGA
- a CDS encoding rhamnogalacturonan acetylesterase: MTNISRRALARAAAVAPLIAALGTSKASAAPRVATVYVAGDSTASVYHSTEAPRAGWGQALPVFATPRLAVDDRALSGASSKSFYDLGLLDGILADIRPGDRLLVSFGHNDEKVTDPARGTDPYTTYQDYLRRYLDGARQRGALPVLVTSVERRRFDAQGRAYASHGLYPQAMRDLAAREKVPLIDLQALSLSRWEQLGAEATKLYFLWLAAGLSPNYPTGAADNTHFQAHGAIEVARLVAQELHRQRLLPPGSLRRLDDAVADDRLHWPSSS, encoded by the coding sequence ATGACGAACATCTCCCGCCGCGCGCTCGCCCGCGCCGCTGCGGTAGCGCCCCTGATCGCCGCGCTCGGGACGTCGAAGGCCTCCGCCGCACCCCGAGTCGCCACGGTGTACGTGGCGGGCGACTCCACCGCCTCCGTCTACCACTCCACCGAGGCACCCAGGGCCGGTTGGGGTCAGGCACTGCCGGTCTTCGCGACGCCTCGACTGGCCGTCGACGACCGGGCGTTGTCCGGGGCGAGCTCGAAGAGCTTCTACGACCTCGGCCTGCTCGACGGCATCCTGGCCGACATCCGGCCCGGCGACCGGCTGCTGGTCTCCTTCGGCCACAACGACGAGAAGGTCACCGACCCGGCCCGCGGCACCGACCCCTACACCACCTACCAGGACTACCTGCGGCGCTACCTGGACGGCGCACGGCAGCGGGGCGCTCTGCCCGTGCTGGTCACCTCCGTCGAACGCCGGCGCTTCGACGCGCAGGGCCGTGCGTACGCCTCGCACGGGCTGTATCCGCAGGCCATGCGGGACTTGGCGGCACGGGAGAAGGTACCGCTGATCGACCTTCAGGCGCTCAGCCTCTCCCGCTGGGAGCAGCTGGGGGCGGAGGCCACCAAGCTGTACTTCCTCTGGCTGGCCGCCGGGCTGAGCCCCAACTACCCCACGGGAGCGGCCGACAACACGCACTTCCAGGCCCACGGAGCGATCGAGGTCGCCAGGCTGGTCGCCCAGGAGCTGCACCGGCAGCGGCTACTGCCGCCGGGCAGTCTTCGTCGCCTGGACGATGCCGTCGCGGACGACCGACTCCACTGGCCGTCTTCGAGCTGA
- a CDS encoding 5-dehydro-4-deoxyglucarate dehydratase: MPDTATPIADRLDGLLFFPVTAFAADGGVDIDTFRAHVRARLDNGAAAVFAACGTGEYHALGLDEYEAVIAAAVEETAGAVPVVAGVGHGTALALEFLRRAERAGADGVLALPPYLITPSQEGLLRHYTALAEATELEIIVYARDNAVLDPATVVQLAELDNIVGFKDGIGDLDRMQRIVSAVRAAHPDRPFRYFNGLPTAELTGLAYRGIGVTLYSSAVFCFAPDLALAFHKALNNGDDDTVNRLLDGFFGPLVELRNRGRGYAVSLVKAGVRLDGLDVGPVRSPLTEPADEHVEQLAALVKHGRTLL; encoded by the coding sequence ATGCCCGATACCGCCACTCCCATCGCCGACCGCCTCGACGGTCTCCTCTTCTTCCCCGTCACCGCCTTCGCCGCCGACGGTGGCGTGGACATCGACACGTTCCGGGCGCACGTCCGCGCCCGCCTCGACAACGGTGCCGCCGCCGTCTTCGCCGCCTGCGGCACCGGCGAGTACCACGCGCTCGGGCTCGACGAGTACGAGGCTGTCATCGCCGCCGCGGTCGAGGAAACCGCTGGTGCGGTACCGGTTGTGGCCGGTGTCGGCCACGGCACCGCCCTCGCCCTGGAGTTCCTGCGGCGCGCCGAACGGGCCGGCGCGGACGGCGTCCTCGCCCTGCCGCCGTACCTGATCACGCCCTCCCAGGAGGGCCTGCTGCGGCACTACACCGCACTCGCCGAGGCCACCGAGCTGGAGATCATCGTGTACGCGCGCGACAACGCCGTGCTCGACCCGGCCACCGTGGTCCAACTCGCCGAGCTGGACAACATCGTGGGCTTCAAGGACGGCATCGGCGACCTCGACCGGATGCAGCGCATCGTCAGCGCCGTACGCGCCGCCCACCCCGACCGGCCGTTCCGCTACTTCAACGGCCTGCCCACCGCCGAGCTCACCGGCCTCGCCTACCGGGGCATCGGCGTCACCCTCTACTCCTCCGCAGTCTTCTGCTTCGCGCCGGACCTCGCGCTCGCCTTCCACAAGGCGCTGAACAACGGGGACGACGACACCGTCAACCGGCTCCTGGACGGCTTCTTCGGGCCGCTGGTCGAACTGCGCAACCGGGGGCGCGGCTACGCGGTCTCGCTGGTCAAGGCCGGCGTCCGACTGGACGGGCTCGATGTCGGCCCGGTCCGCTCGCCGCTCACCGAGCCCGCCGACGAGCACGTCGAGCAGCTCGCCGCACTGGTCAAGCACGGCCGCACCCTGCTCTGA
- a CDS encoding carbohydrate ABC transporter permease, with protein MPLTRPPGREEASSAVALAVPNHNRGPRLRRALAPYALIAPTILLLATFLVFPVGSVVYYALQHHVVNEPYDDAFVGLDNFSRMFGDSQFWGSLAFSAKWVATEVALQLLLGLALALIVNETFVGRAVARALVFSPWAVSGVLTTSIWMLLYNPATGVFHYLSEVGIGSQGTSVLGNPDTVFGAAVVAELWRGVPFFAILILADLQSVPRELYEAASMDGAGRVRSFFHVTLPHLRDAIVLATLLRSVWEFNNVDLLYTLTNGGPAGATTSLPLYVAQLARKSYDFGYGSALTTAAFVILLFCSILYLRLSKFGGEK; from the coding sequence ATGCCCCTGACCCGGCCTCCGGGAAGAGAGGAGGCGAGCTCAGCCGTGGCTCTCGCCGTCCCGAACCACAACCGCGGCCCCCGGCTGCGCCGGGCGTTGGCGCCTTACGCGCTCATAGCCCCGACGATCCTGCTGCTCGCGACCTTCCTCGTCTTCCCGGTCGGCAGCGTCGTCTACTACGCGCTGCAGCACCATGTGGTGAACGAGCCGTACGACGACGCCTTCGTCGGCCTCGACAACTTCAGCAGGATGTTCGGCGACAGCCAGTTCTGGGGCAGCCTGGCCTTCTCGGCCAAGTGGGTCGCCACCGAGGTGGCGCTGCAGCTGCTGCTGGGTCTGGCGCTCGCGCTGATCGTCAACGAGACCTTCGTCGGCCGGGCGGTGGCCCGGGCCCTGGTCTTCTCGCCGTGGGCCGTCTCCGGCGTACTGACCACCAGCATCTGGATGCTGCTCTACAACCCGGCCACCGGGGTCTTCCACTACCTCTCCGAGGTCGGCATCGGCAGCCAGGGCACCTCGGTGCTCGGCAATCCCGACACCGTCTTCGGCGCCGCGGTGGTCGCCGAACTCTGGCGCGGCGTGCCCTTCTTCGCCATCCTCATCCTGGCCGACCTGCAGTCCGTCCCCAGGGAGCTGTACGAGGCGGCCTCGATGGACGGCGCCGGTCGCGTCCGCAGCTTCTTCCATGTCACACTCCCCCACCTGCGGGACGCCATCGTGCTGGCGACACTGCTGCGCTCGGTCTGGGAGTTCAACAACGTCGACCTGCTCTACACCCTGACCAACGGCGGCCCGGCCGGCGCGACCACCAGCCTCCCGCTGTACGTGGCCCAACTCGCCCGCAAGTCCTACGACTTCGGGTACGGATCGGCACTCACCACGGCGGCCTTCGTGATCCTGCTGTTCTGCTCGATCCTCTACCTGCGGCTCAGCAAGTTCGGTGGCGAGAAGTGA
- a CDS encoding carbohydrate ABC transporter permease, with product MTTSTITIATPRTARPKATPRQGRVLRLFLPLALYLVFTVVPFYWMLLFALRPAGSTSLLPWPLTFEHFDTVWNGMGFQVFFRNSVWIALLTLVFVTFFALMGGYALARFRFRGQKAFMLALLCTQFVPGAMMLIPLFNIFQTFDLINSRWSLIIAETTFQLPLAMILMSGFVRNVPVELEESAMVDGCGRIRAFLAVVLPLLRPGIVAVGSFAFIGSWNNFLFALMFLNDPELQTVPVGLQTTIGENTVDFGALAAGGVVAAVPVVLVFAFVQKYLVQGMSAGAVKG from the coding sequence GTGACGACCTCCACCATCACCATCGCAACGCCCCGAACGGCCCGGCCGAAGGCCACCCCCCGCCAGGGCCGCGTGCTGCGGCTCTTCCTGCCGCTGGCTCTCTATCTGGTCTTCACCGTGGTGCCGTTCTACTGGATGCTGCTCTTCGCTCTCCGCCCGGCCGGCTCCACCTCTCTGCTGCCCTGGCCGCTCACCTTCGAGCATTTCGACACCGTCTGGAACGGGATGGGCTTCCAGGTCTTCTTCCGGAACAGCGTCTGGATCGCCCTGCTCACCCTCGTCTTCGTCACCTTCTTCGCGCTGATGGGCGGTTACGCGCTGGCCCGGTTCCGGTTCCGGGGACAGAAGGCCTTCATGCTGGCGCTGCTCTGCACCCAGTTCGTACCGGGCGCGATGATGCTGATCCCGCTGTTCAACATCTTCCAGACCTTCGACCTGATCAACTCCCGGTGGAGCCTGATCATCGCCGAGACCACCTTCCAGCTCCCGCTCGCCATGATCCTGATGAGCGGCTTCGTGAGGAACGTCCCGGTCGAGCTGGAGGAGTCCGCGATGGTGGACGGCTGCGGGCGGATCCGCGCCTTCCTCGCCGTCGTGCTGCCGCTACTGCGGCCCGGGATCGTGGCCGTGGGCTCGTTCGCCTTCATCGGCAGCTGGAACAACTTCCTCTTCGCCCTGATGTTCCTCAACGACCCCGAGCTGCAGACCGTCCCGGTCGGGCTGCAGACCACCATCGGCGAGAACACCGTCGACTTCGGCGCGCTGGCCGCCGGTGGGGTGGTCGCCGCCGTCCCGGTGGTGCTGGTCTTCGCGTTCGTCCAGAAGTACCTCGTCCAAGGCATGAGCGCCGGCGCCGTCAAGGGCTGA
- a CDS encoding ABC transporter substrate-binding protein produces MSRTLRTAAATLAALGLLTACGSSGSSADAGGKSTITFWDNNAGPARTPLFQHLIDEFEKANPNITVKYVGVTSSEVAEKYNTAIASNSTPDVGGVTTALLASLTAQKALAPLDERYAKSPLNGKISANFLATSKSASGGKGLFQLPSSGNQDVLWYRTDKFKAANLTAPKTWDELFADAAKLTDKSKNQYGFTIRGGSGSVFQVLSEAYAYSGISSMFDANGRSTVDDPKNVELIEKIVAQYKNTTPEADVSNAYPQMLAQFQANQTLMVHHNLGSTKDVGTALGDKVAGTLLPAGPSGSAVLANPVDGFGLFKNSKHQDAAWKFIEFLDSHESNSYWNQNVGQIPANTEACADEWYTKSGITKQAGDLLNAAGTKLVQPPVYLPQYSKITKTDAEPNFQKVLLGKLSAADFAKGVADAFTKAQSDYKAKNG; encoded by the coding sequence ATGTCCCGCACTCTGCGCACCGCCGCCGCCACCCTCGCCGCCCTGGGTCTCCTGACCGCCTGCGGCTCCTCCGGCTCCTCCGCCGACGCCGGGGGCAAGAGCACCATCACGTTCTGGGACAACAACGCCGGACCGGCGAGAACGCCGCTCTTCCAGCACCTGATCGACGAGTTCGAGAAGGCCAACCCGAACATCACCGTCAAGTACGTCGGCGTCACCAGCTCCGAGGTCGCCGAGAAGTACAACACCGCCATAGCCTCCAACAGCACCCCGGACGTCGGCGGCGTGACCACCGCGCTGCTCGCCTCCCTCACCGCGCAGAAGGCGCTCGCCCCGCTCGACGAGCGCTATGCCAAGAGCCCGCTGAACGGCAAGATCTCCGCGAACTTCCTCGCCACCTCGAAGAGTGCGAGCGGCGGCAAGGGGCTCTTCCAACTGCCGTCCTCCGGCAACCAGGATGTGCTCTGGTACCGCACCGACAAGTTCAAGGCGGCCAACCTCACCGCGCCGAAGACCTGGGACGAGCTCTTCGCCGATGCCGCCAAGCTCACCGACAAGAGCAAGAACCAGTACGGCTTCACCATCCGCGGCGGCTCCGGCTCGGTCTTCCAGGTGCTCTCCGAGGCCTACGCCTACTCCGGCATCAGCAGCATGTTCGACGCCAACGGCAGGTCCACGGTGGACGATCCGAAGAACGTCGAGCTGATCGAGAAGATCGTCGCCCAGTACAAGAACACCACCCCCGAGGCCGACGTCTCCAACGCCTACCCGCAGATGCTGGCCCAGTTCCAGGCCAACCAGACGCTGATGGTGCACCACAACCTGGGCTCCACCAAGGACGTCGGCACCGCCCTCGGCGACAAGGTGGCCGGCACCCTGCTGCCCGCCGGGCCGAGCGGCAGCGCGGTGCTGGCCAACCCGGTGGACGGCTTTGGGCTGTTCAAGAACAGCAAGCACCAGGACGCCGCCTGGAAGTTCATCGAGTTCCTGGACTCGCACGAGTCCAACAGCTACTGGAACCAGAACGTCGGCCAGATCCCCGCCAACACCGAGGCGTGCGCCGACGAGTGGTACACCAAGTCCGGAATCACCAAGCAGGCCGGCGACCTGCTCAACGCCGCCGGCACCAAGCTCGTCCAGCCGCCGGTGTACCTCCCGCAGTACTCGAAGATCACCAAGACCGACGCCGAGCCCAACTTCCAGAAGGTGCTGCTCGGCAAGCTCTCGGCCGCCGATTTCGCCAAGGGCGTCGCGGACGCCTTCACCAAGGCCCAGTCCGACTACAAGGCCAAGAACGGCTGA
- a CDS encoding enolase C-terminal domain-like protein has translation MTSTIEHIEVAVFTTVAKTAVDAHGHRHPSPAHEVCEALLTITDTDGASGRVLVQPDHLRPTVLDKYIRPALLGQDPLDRERLWTSLARKQRGAHGGLTDRALGFVDLALWDLAGHRLGLPVWKLLGGARDAVPAYASTMCGDETPGGLATPADFAAFAVHLVERGYRAIKLHTWMPPVAGAPSVALDIAACTAVREAVGPGVELMLDANHWYSRTEALKLGRALQELDYYWFEEPMEEASISSYRWLAEQLDIPVIGPETSWGKNFTRAEWVTAGACDILRTGTTDVGGITAAVRTLHLAEAFNIDCEVHGNGSGNLSLLGATTNGRWYERGLLHPHFDFDEVPPHLNSIVDAIDDEGIVRLPQRPGLGDDFDLDYIKASTINRN, from the coding sequence ATGACTTCGACCATCGAGCACATCGAGGTGGCGGTCTTCACCACCGTCGCGAAGACCGCCGTCGACGCCCACGGCCACCGCCACCCCTCGCCGGCCCACGAGGTGTGCGAGGCCCTGCTCACCATCACCGACACCGATGGGGCGTCGGGCCGCGTCCTCGTCCAGCCGGACCATCTGCGGCCCACCGTCCTGGACAAGTACATCCGCCCTGCCCTGCTCGGCCAGGACCCGCTGGACCGCGAGCGCCTGTGGACCTCCCTGGCCCGCAAGCAGCGCGGCGCCCACGGCGGGCTCACCGACCGGGCACTCGGCTTCGTCGACCTCGCCCTCTGGGATCTCGCCGGACACCGCCTCGGTCTGCCGGTGTGGAAGCTGCTCGGTGGAGCCCGCGATGCGGTCCCCGCCTACGCCTCCACCATGTGCGGGGACGAGACACCTGGCGGACTCGCCACGCCGGCCGACTTCGCGGCCTTCGCCGTGCACCTGGTCGAACGCGGCTACCGGGCGATCAAACTGCACACCTGGATGCCCCCGGTGGCCGGCGCGCCCTCGGTGGCGCTGGACATCGCGGCCTGCACCGCCGTCCGCGAGGCGGTCGGGCCCGGCGTGGAACTCATGCTGGACGCCAACCACTGGTACTCCCGTACCGAGGCGCTCAAGCTCGGCCGGGCACTCCAGGAGCTGGACTACTACTGGTTCGAGGAGCCCATGGAGGAGGCCTCGATCTCCTCGTACCGCTGGCTGGCCGAGCAGCTCGACATCCCGGTGATCGGCCCGGAGACCTCCTGGGGCAAGAACTTCACCCGGGCCGAGTGGGTGACCGCCGGCGCCTGCGACATCCTACGCACCGGCACCACCGACGTCGGCGGCATCACCGCGGCGGTACGCACGCTGCACCTCGCCGAGGCCTTCAACATCGACTGCGAGGTGCACGGCAACGGCTCCGGCAACCTCTCCCTGCTCGGCGCCACCACCAACGGCCGGTGGTACGAACGAGGCCTTCTGCACCCGCACTTCGACTTCGACGAGGTGCCCCCGCACCTGAACTCCATCGTCGACGCCATCGACGACGAGGGCATCGTCCGGCTGCCCCAGCGGCCCGGACTCGGCGACGACTTCGACCTTGACTACATCAAGGCCAGTACCATAAATAGGAATTGA
- a CDS encoding NAD-dependent epimerase/dehydratase family protein — translation MMMTQTILLTGAAGGIGTFLRTQLPPYGYRLRLADVKPVPDAPDSLAFDLRDAAAVREAVRGVDAVVHLGGIALEDSFANILGSNIEGAYNLYEAVRQEGVKRVVFASSNHAVGFTPLTGEGLIGSDIPPRPDTYYGLSKVFGEGLASLYADKYGVETVSIRIGSCFPEPRSPRALATWLSPADCTRLIHAALTAPGVGHTVVNGISANTRAWWDLSSARALGYEPQDDAEAYAAEILAEHGELDPAHADARLLGGYFTTVEPPV, via the coding sequence TTGATGATGACACAGACGATCCTGCTGACCGGCGCAGCCGGCGGCATCGGTACCTTCCTGCGCACCCAACTTCCGCCGTACGGCTACCGGCTGCGGCTCGCCGACGTCAAGCCCGTCCCCGACGCCCCCGACTCGCTCGCCTTCGACCTCCGCGACGCCGCCGCCGTCCGCGAGGCCGTACGGGGTGTGGACGCCGTCGTCCACCTCGGCGGCATCGCGCTCGAGGACTCCTTCGCCAACATCCTCGGCAGCAACATCGAAGGCGCCTACAACCTCTACGAGGCCGTCCGCCAGGAGGGCGTGAAGCGCGTCGTCTTCGCCAGCAGCAACCACGCCGTGGGCTTCACCCCGCTCACCGGCGAAGGCCTGATCGGCAGCGACATCCCGCCGCGCCCGGACACCTACTACGGCCTCTCCAAGGTCTTCGGCGAGGGCCTCGCCTCGCTCTACGCCGACAAGTACGGCGTGGAGACGGTGTCGATCCGGATCGGCTCCTGCTTCCCCGAGCCGCGCTCGCCGCGGGCGCTGGCCACCTGGCTCAGCCCCGCCGACTGCACCCGCCTGATCCACGCCGCCCTCACCGCACCCGGCGTCGGCCACACCGTCGTCAACGGCATCAGCGCCAACACCCGTGCCTGGTGGGACCTCTCGTCCGCCCGCGCGCTCGGCTACGAGCCGCAGGACGACGCCGAGGCGTACGCAGCGGAGATCCTCGCCGAGCACGGCGAGCTGGACCCGGCGCACGCCGACGCCCGGCTGCTCGGCGGCTACTTCACCACCGTCGAGCCGCCGGTCTAG
- a CDS encoding aspartate aminotransferase family protein, with protein MPADHGFDLSALIAERGAERYELHARYLNPQLPRMLHTIGFDKYYERAEGPYFYDAEGNEYLDMLAGFGIFALGRHHPVVREAVQQVMDLGLPDLTRFDCPPLPGLLAEQLLSYAPGLDRVFFGNSGTEAVETALKFARYATGRPRVLYCDHAFHGLTTGSLSVNGENGFRKGFDPLLPDTAIPLGDLGALARELKKGDVAALIVEPIQGKGVQATPPGWLAAAQQLLHEHKALLICDEVQTGIGRTGEFFAYQHEEGVLPDLVCAAKALSGGYVPIGATLGKSWIFEKVYSSMDRVLVHSASFGSNAQAMAAGLATLHVMRDEKVVENAHRVGGLLRERLTALVDRYELLADVRGRGLMIGIEFGRPRSLKLRTGWAALQTARKGLFAQMVVVPLLQRHRILTQVSGDHLEVIKLIPPLIITEREVDRFMDAFTEVMDDAHQGSGLMWDFGRTLVKQAVGSR; from the coding sequence ATGCCGGCTGACCACGGTTTCGACCTGTCCGCGTTGATCGCCGAACGCGGCGCAGAGCGTTACGAGTTGCACGCCCGCTATCTCAACCCGCAGCTGCCCCGGATGCTGCACACCATCGGGTTCGACAAGTACTACGAGCGGGCGGAGGGGCCGTACTTCTACGACGCCGAGGGGAACGAGTACCTCGACATGCTCGCGGGCTTCGGCATCTTCGCGCTCGGCCGGCACCACCCGGTGGTCCGCGAGGCCGTTCAGCAGGTGATGGACCTGGGCCTGCCCGACCTGACCCGCTTCGACTGTCCGCCGCTGCCCGGCCTGCTCGCCGAGCAACTCCTGTCGTACGCGCCGGGGTTGGACCGGGTCTTCTTCGGGAACAGCGGCACCGAGGCGGTCGAGACCGCGCTCAAGTTCGCCCGGTACGCCACCGGTCGGCCGCGGGTGCTCTACTGCGACCACGCCTTCCACGGCCTCACCACCGGCTCCCTCTCGGTCAACGGCGAGAACGGATTCCGCAAGGGATTCGACCCGCTGCTGCCCGACACCGCCATCCCGCTCGGCGATCTCGGGGCGCTGGCCCGGGAGTTGAAGAAGGGCGATGTGGCGGCGCTGATCGTCGAGCCGATCCAGGGCAAGGGCGTTCAGGCCACGCCGCCCGGCTGGCTGGCAGCGGCCCAACAGCTGCTCCACGAGCACAAGGCGCTGCTGATCTGCGACGAGGTGCAGACCGGGATCGGCCGGACCGGCGAGTTCTTCGCGTACCAGCACGAGGAGGGCGTCCTGCCGGACCTGGTCTGCGCGGCGAAGGCACTATCCGGCGGGTACGTGCCGATCGGCGCCACGCTCGGCAAGAGCTGGATCTTCGAGAAGGTGTACTCCTCGATGGACCGGGTGCTGGTGCACTCCGCCAGCTTCGGCTCCAACGCGCAGGCCATGGCGGCCGGGCTGGCGACCCTGCATGTGATGCGGGACGAGAAGGTGGTCGAGAACGCCCACCGGGTCGGCGGGTTGCTCCGGGAGCGGCTGACGGCGCTGGTCGACCGGTACGAGCTGCTGGCCGACGTGCGCGGGCGCGGGCTGATGATCGGCATCGAGTTCGGCCGGCCCAGGTCACTGAAGCTGCGCACCGGCTGGGCGGCGCTGCAGACGGCCCGGAAGGGGCTGTTCGCGCAGATGGTGGTGGTGCCGCTGCTGCAGCGGCACCGGATCCTCACCCAGGTGTCCGGGGACCACCTGGAGGTCATCAAGCTGATCCCGCCGCTGATCATCACCGAGCGTGAGGTGGACCGCTTCATGGACGCCTTCACCGAGGTGATGGACGACGCCCACCAGGGCAGCGGTCTGATGTGGGACTTCGGGCGGACGCTGGTCAAGCAGGCGGTCGGGAGCCGGTGA